A genome region from Mycolicibacterium litorale includes the following:
- a CDS encoding mannosyltransferase — MCGIYSTVTEVTGIGYRISRVGLIDTFTASAATSARLPGRLAAAAPVLLVLSIAARLAWTYLVANGANFVDLHVYVGGAAALDEPGTLYDYVYADQTPDFPLPFTYPPFAAVLFYPLHLLPFGVVAFAWQVGIIAALYAVVRLSQRLLGDSGDRRTAMVWTAIGIWLEPLRSTFDYGQVNVLLVLAVLAAVHSSRWWLSGLLVGLAAGVKLTPAVSGLYFVGARRWSAAIFSAVVFAATVAVSVAVVGEQARFYFTDLLGDADRVGPIGTSFNQSWRGGISRILGYDAGYGVLVVAGIVVTAVLALLAWRAIGGSADRLGAILIVQLFGLLLSPISWTHHWVWILPLMIWLWHGPLRQRTGARVLRWGWLALTLVGVPWLLSFAQPTIWEIGRPWYLAWAGLIYIVATLATLAWVAATGATGRGWRRSPAPSADPSP, encoded by the coding sequence ATGTGTGGCATTTATTCAACCGTTACTGAGGTGACGGGAATCGGTTACCGGATCAGTAGAGTCGGGCTGATCGACACCTTCACCGCCAGTGCGGCGACCTCCGCCCGACTGCCCGGCCGACTGGCCGCGGCGGCGCCCGTACTGCTGGTGCTCAGCATCGCGGCGCGACTGGCGTGGACCTATCTGGTCGCCAACGGCGCGAACTTCGTCGACCTGCACGTGTACGTCGGTGGAGCGGCCGCCCTCGACGAACCGGGCACGCTCTACGACTACGTCTACGCCGACCAGACACCGGACTTCCCGCTGCCCTTCACGTATCCGCCGTTCGCCGCGGTGCTGTTCTATCCGCTGCACCTGCTGCCGTTCGGCGTCGTGGCGTTCGCCTGGCAGGTCGGCATCATCGCCGCGCTCTACGCCGTGGTGCGTCTCAGTCAGCGCCTGCTCGGCGACAGCGGTGACCGCAGGACCGCGATGGTGTGGACGGCGATCGGCATCTGGCTCGAGCCGTTGCGCAGCACCTTCGACTACGGGCAGGTCAACGTGCTGCTGGTGCTGGCAGTACTGGCAGCGGTCCACAGTTCGCGGTGGTGGCTGTCGGGGCTGCTGGTCGGGCTCGCCGCCGGGGTCAAGCTCACGCCCGCGGTCTCCGGGCTGTATTTCGTCGGGGCGCGGCGCTGGAGCGCCGCGATCTTCTCCGCCGTCGTGTTCGCCGCCACCGTCGCGGTGTCGGTGGCCGTCGTGGGCGAGCAGGCGCGGTTCTACTTCACCGATCTGCTCGGTGACGCCGACCGCGTCGGACCCATCGGCACGTCGTTCAACCAGTCCTGGCGCGGCGGCATCTCGCGGATCCTCGGATACGACGCCGGCTACGGGGTGCTCGTCGTCGCCGGCATCGTCGTCACCGCGGTGCTGGCGCTGCTGGCCTGGCGGGCGATCGGCGGCAGCGCGGACCGATTGGGCGCCATCCTCATCGTGCAGCTGTTCGGCCTGCTGCTCTCGCCGATCTCATGGACACACCACTGGGTGTGGATCCTGCCGCTGATGATCTGGCTGTGGCACGGCCCGTTGCGGCAGCGCACCGGGGCGCGCGTCCTGCGGTGGGGCTGGCTCGCCCTGACGCTCGTCGGGGTGCCGTGGCTGCTCAGCTTCGCCCAGCCGACGATCTGGGAGATCGGCAGGCCGTGGTACCTGGCGTGGGCCGGGCTAATCTACATCGTCGCCACGCTGGCGACGCTGGCGTGGGTGGCCGCTACCGGCGCTACTGGTCGAGGATGGCGTCGATCTCCCGCGCCATCTGCAGATCCTTCTCCGTGA
- a CDS encoding 4a-hydroxytetrahydrobiopterin dehydratase: MAVLTDDQVDAALPDLNGWERAEGTLRRKVKFPAFLDGIEAVRRIAERAEERDHHPDIDIRWRTVTFALVTHSEGGITEKDLQMAREIDAILDQ, from the coding sequence ATGGCTGTGTTGACGGACGACCAAGTAGACGCCGCACTGCCCGACCTCAACGGCTGGGAGCGCGCCGAGGGGACGCTGCGCCGCAAAGTGAAATTTCCGGCGTTCCTCGACGGGATCGAGGCGGTGCGCCGCATCGCCGAGCGCGCCGAGGAGCGCGACCACCACCCCGATATCGATATTCGTTGGCGGACAGTGACTTTCGCGCTCGTCACCCATTCCGAGGGCGGTATCACGGAGAAGGATCTGCAGATGGCGCGGGAGATCGACGCCATCCTCGACCAGTAG
- a CDS encoding (deoxy)nucleoside triphosphate pyrophosphohydrolase, whose protein sequence is MAEQIVVAGALIAGSQLLVAQRERPPELAGLWELPGGKVADGESDATALARELREELGIDVAVGARIGDDIALSATTALRAYLVTQTGGRLRPLDHRALRWVGRDELDALPWVPADRAWLGALAAALRDGSP, encoded by the coding sequence ATGGCAGAGCAGATCGTCGTGGCCGGCGCCCTGATCGCCGGGTCGCAGCTGTTGGTCGCGCAGCGGGAGCGGCCCCCCGAACTGGCCGGCCTGTGGGAACTGCCGGGCGGCAAGGTCGCCGACGGAGAGAGCGACGCCACCGCGCTCGCACGAGAGTTGCGCGAGGAGTTGGGCATCGACGTCGCGGTGGGGGCGCGGATCGGGGACGACATCGCGCTGAGCGCCACGACCGCCCTGCGCGCCTATCTGGTGACCCAGACCGGCGGACGCCTGCGACCACTCGACCACCGTGCGCTGCGCTGGGTGGGGCGCGACGAACTCGACGCTCTGCCCTGGGTGCCCGCCGACCGCGCGTGGCTCGGCGCGCTCGCCGCCGCGTTGCGCGACGGCTCCCCGTAG